From a single Bacillus pseudomycoides DSM 12442 genomic region:
- a CDS encoding CgeB family protein — translation MKLLYISSGYLGIYDYLDQSMKTALSDNGYKWTCFHPSEPIENIRSIVTTFQPQVVLTILGDNLSIQAIQYFKENGIQLACWMTEDPYYFDKTYQIIDRFDYIFTIDTGALKQYQLVHQNAHYLPLGTNHSIFKPRSVEHVYKSDLLLVGYPYQTRVNLIHFLLKNTNYALTLIGKGWRNRLQKVWRNNARVMIEDTWMNPEKVSYFYNGASIVLNPHRSNNFLYNQNTSKVMNESINNRTFDIAACGAFQLIEEKPNLRSFFTEEEMISYQDYEDCLCKVITYMNDKKKKEIIAQKAQKIVIGQHTFCQRIKEMVKTIQS, via the coding sequence ATGAAGTTATTGTATATTTCTTCTGGTTATCTTGGTATTTATGATTATTTAGATCAAAGTATGAAAACTGCGCTTAGTGATAACGGATATAAATGGACCTGCTTTCATCCATCAGAGCCAATAGAAAATATAAGGTCAATTGTTACCACGTTTCAGCCACAAGTAGTCCTAACAATATTAGGAGACAATCTCTCTATACAAGCTATCCAGTATTTTAAAGAGAATGGTATTCAATTGGCTTGTTGGATGACTGAAGACCCTTATTATTTTGATAAGACTTATCAAATCATTGATAGGTTCGACTATATCTTTACCATCGATACTGGAGCTTTAAAACAGTACCAACTCGTTCATCAGAATGCCCACTATTTACCGTTAGGTACGAATCATTCCATTTTTAAACCGCGCTCAGTAGAGCATGTATATAAAAGTGACTTGCTTCTTGTAGGATATCCATATCAGACAAGGGTAAACCTTATTCATTTCCTTCTAAAGAATACAAATTATGCCCTAACACTAATTGGAAAAGGATGGCGTAATAGACTACAAAAGGTCTGGAGAAACAATGCAAGGGTTATGATTGAAGATACATGGATGAATCCAGAAAAGGTTTCTTATTTTTATAACGGAGCTAGCATTGTATTAAACCCTCATCGAAGTAACAATTTCTTATATAATCAGAATACGTCCAAGGTTATGAATGAAAGCATTAATAATCGAACGTTTGATATTGCAGCATGTGGAGCTTTTCAATTAATAGAGGAAAAGCCTAATCTTCGTTCTTTCTTTACTGAAGAAGAAATGATATCTTATCAGGATTATGAAGATTGCCTGTGTAAAGTGATTACCTATATGAATGATAAAAAAAAGAAGGAGATTATTGCTCAAAAAGCTCAAAAAATAGTTATAGGACAGCATACATTTTGCCAAAGAATAAAAGAAATGGTGAAGACTATTCAATCATAA
- a CDS encoding surface carbohydrate biosynthesis protein, translated as MSQKFLYLPIESKTRELDAKLLLTYYAIKGNYRIILGTHTPILSHLELLPKGIICSKGTPYGDARKEYMTRAYKLGYSIVELDEEEGLFLNSNNYSRLGKDDTYVKILEHVYCWGDAHKEIVTNTFPKFKGKFHLTGHPRFDLLKKKFRGLYNDEVKMIEQRFGDFILVNTRFTQYNHFIRGFNPNEHYIKEVYEHFIQLIKELSEKYPNLNIVVRPHIHENVDSYRKELSDYKNVFVAHDGNVVMWILASKVVIHNRCTTGIEALLLDKPVIAYMPINYEKEKKYLPNAVTYKSVNSSEVFNLVDFCLSKGEIGEEKRSLSKNYYGSMDVENYAYQNIIRLLDTISFTGESSIEESSVRALSTIKGDHTLTSEEEIKSFFEKLDLIEMNKNEVSVRTLAPDLFEIISNNS; from the coding sequence ATGTCACAAAAGTTTCTCTACTTACCAATCGAATCAAAAACAAGGGAATTAGACGCAAAATTACTCTTAACCTATTATGCAATTAAAGGGAATTATCGAATTATTCTGGGAACGCACACGCCTATTCTCTCTCACTTGGAGTTATTACCTAAGGGCATCATTTGTTCAAAGGGAACTCCTTATGGTGATGCAAGGAAAGAATATATGACTCGTGCATACAAACTAGGCTATTCTATTGTTGAATTGGATGAAGAAGAAGGATTATTCCTTAATAGTAATAATTATAGTCGTCTTGGAAAAGATGATACGTATGTTAAAATACTTGAGCATGTATATTGCTGGGGAGATGCTCATAAAGAAATAGTTACAAATACTTTTCCTAAATTTAAGGGAAAATTTCATTTAACTGGTCATCCACGGTTCGATTTACTCAAGAAAAAGTTCCGGGGGTTATATAATGATGAAGTGAAAATGATTGAACAGCGGTTTGGAGACTTTATTTTAGTAAATACAAGATTTACGCAATATAATCACTTTATAAGAGGGTTCAATCCTAACGAACATTATATAAAGGAAGTATACGAACATTTTATCCAATTAATTAAAGAATTAAGTGAGAAATATCCGAATCTCAATATTGTTGTTCGTCCTCATATTCATGAAAATGTAGATAGTTATCGAAAAGAATTGTCGGATTATAAAAATGTGTTTGTTGCCCATGATGGTAATGTGGTTATGTGGATTTTGGCCTCAAAAGTCGTGATACACAATCGTTGTACGACAGGCATTGAAGCTTTGTTACTTGATAAACCAGTCATTGCTTATATGCCAATTAATTATGAGAAAGAGAAGAAATATTTACCTAATGCAGTTACCTATAAATCAGTGAATAGTAGTGAAGTATTCAACTTAGTCGATTTCTGTTTATCTAAAGGAGAAATAGGTGAAGAAAAAAGGAGTCTATCAAAAAATTATTATGGGTCCATGGATGTAGAAAATTATGCTTATCAAAATATTATCCGTTTATTAGATACAATCAGTTTCACGGGTGAAAGTTCCATTGAGGAATCTTCAGTAAGAGCGCTCTCTACAATAAAAGGGGATCATACGTTGACTTCAGAGGAAGAAATAAAAAGTTTCTTTGAAAAATTGGATTTAATAGAAATGAATAAAAATGAAGTGAGTGTTCGAACATTAGCTCCTGATTTATTTGAAATAATATCTAATAACAGTTGA
- a CDS encoding glycosyltransferase — protein MFQGFLNFKGQEIIMTKDLFRNIKNDFTYEFWIKPQKEIQLNEESDQGKHGIFGQRYIIGPGHPVIERKDESGAGVSVGTNGITVYEHSHNYLPPLLTYEIKIDDWTHIAIVYENKTPNLYVNGSFVKRGLKSTKTNVFASGSIGGCGAYGYFEGKMNSLRIWGYSKNEKEIKLHMDKCLNGDEQGLILNWNYEKPTYIQSISNTNEEADKPSFLNDSIRNQFSLETLNESNYIEYNNELLEDTEVDVIIPIYNGYEFTKRCIESIYNNIDIRCNLFLINDASTDQQIYRFLESLKSNKLPQSLKKLVVIHNDKNLGYVQSINKGLLLTTNHPILLNSDTEIPPHCFRRLINPILVNDKISSVTPFSNSATICSYPNFVQDNELPYNMTANEVDAYFSKYVINKGIVIPTGVGFCMALNRNVIHDIGIFDDEVFGKGYGEENDWCMGARHKGYQNILIPNVFVYHKHGVSFNQIDGSKQELMSSNLKKLLNRYPDYNKIIQDFIRLDPIKNIREFMKSIMVADKFSYRKGRLFIDHGLGGGASIYQTNYIKTLEDDERIYTLTPGTDYVILTDHNHSEPINYNLKISKLTEMNFKKLLSALNIDLIFINHLFKYPIEKMFRLIKHSLVDYYFYIHDFYCVCPSYNLINHQKKYCNAETNVDICQGCIAKIFPKEAIHIEGWREAFYSFLMGAKKVITPSHNTKDIILKYYKDIEIEVREHVINPKISYSFKEEFLNKKVLNIAFMGAIDYPKGSSIIYELKDLIVKENLPINIKVIGITNIHFNPHKSAEGKFEVTGRYQVDNLSDILAQNEIALVINPSICPETYSYTTSEAMLSGYPIITFDLGAPAERVEKYQCGWILDNMNSNEILNLLKNLLKNREQIHEKAKKLRDLREGNEF, from the coding sequence GTGTTTCAAGGGTTTTTAAATTTTAAAGGGCAAGAAATAATAATGACCAAGGACTTGTTTAGAAATATTAAAAATGATTTCACCTATGAATTTTGGATAAAGCCTCAAAAGGAAATTCAATTAAATGAGGAATCGGATCAAGGAAAACATGGAATTTTTGGTCAAAGATATATTATTGGTCCAGGGCATCCTGTAATTGAACGAAAAGATGAATCGGGTGCCGGAGTATCGGTTGGAACGAATGGTATAACGGTATATGAACACAGTCACAATTATTTACCTCCTCTACTCACATATGAAATAAAAATAGACGATTGGACTCATATAGCTATTGTTTATGAAAATAAAACTCCAAATTTATATGTGAATGGAAGTTTTGTAAAAAGAGGATTAAAAAGTACTAAGACTAATGTCTTTGCCTCAGGAAGTATTGGAGGATGTGGAGCATACGGATATTTTGAAGGGAAAATGAATAGTTTGAGGATTTGGGGTTATTCAAAAAACGAAAAAGAGATTAAGCTCCATATGGATAAATGTTTAAATGGTGACGAACAAGGATTGATTTTAAATTGGAACTACGAAAAGCCAACATATATCCAATCTATTTCGAATACAAACGAGGAAGCTGATAAACCATCTTTTTTAAATGATTCTATTCGTAATCAATTTAGTTTAGAAACATTAAATGAATCAAATTATATTGAATATAATAATGAATTACTTGAAGATACTGAAGTGGATGTGATTATACCAATATATAATGGCTACGAATTTACAAAGAGATGTATAGAAAGTATATACAATAATATAGACATTCGTTGTAATTTATTTTTGATTAATGATGCTAGTACAGATCAACAGATATATCGTTTTTTGGAAAGCTTGAAATCTAACAAATTACCTCAAAGCTTAAAAAAATTAGTGGTTATACACAATGATAAAAACTTAGGATATGTACAAAGTATTAATAAAGGCTTACTTTTAACAACAAATCACCCCATCTTATTAAATAGCGATACAGAAATTCCACCTCATTGTTTTCGGCGCTTAATCAACCCTATTTTAGTAAATGATAAAATTTCATCCGTTACCCCTTTCTCAAATAGTGCTACGATTTGTTCCTATCCTAATTTTGTTCAAGATAATGAATTGCCATACAATATGACTGCAAATGAAGTCGATGCTTATTTTTCAAAATATGTCATTAACAAAGGGATAGTAATCCCAACAGGTGTAGGCTTCTGTATGGCATTAAATAGAAATGTTATTCATGATATCGGAATCTTTGATGATGAGGTTTTTGGCAAGGGGTATGGCGAGGAAAATGATTGGTGTATGGGAGCACGTCATAAAGGATATCAAAATATATTGATTCCAAATGTGTTTGTTTATCATAAACATGGTGTAAGTTTTAATCAAATAGATGGAAGTAAACAAGAGCTAATGTCAAGTAATTTAAAAAAACTACTTAACCGATACCCAGATTATAATAAAATCATACAAGACTTTATAAGGCTGGATCCAATAAAAAATATAAGAGAATTCATGAAAAGTATAATGGTTGCCGATAAATTTTCTTATAGAAAGGGCAGATTATTTATCGATCATGGCTTAGGTGGCGGTGCCTCAATCTATCAAACTAACTATATAAAAACATTAGAAGATGATGAGAGAATATACACGTTAACACCTGGGACAGATTATGTGATTTTAACTGATCATAATCATTCCGAACCAATAAATTATAATCTTAAAATAAGTAAACTAACTGAAATGAACTTTAAAAAATTATTAAGTGCTCTAAACATTGATTTGATTTTTATTAATCATTTATTTAAGTATCCCATTGAAAAAATGTTTCGTTTAATAAAACACTCACTTGTGGATTATTATTTTTACATTCATGATTTTTATTGTGTTTGCCCAAGCTATAATTTAATAAATCATCAAAAGAAGTATTGTAATGCTGAAACAAATGTAGATATCTGTCAGGGATGTATTGCGAAAATATTTCCGAAAGAAGCTATTCATATTGAAGGTTGGAGAGAAGCGTTTTATTCTTTTTTAATGGGTGCGAAAAAGGTAATTACCCCTAGTCATAACACGAAAGATATTATTCTAAAATACTATAAAGATATTGAGATAGAAGTAAGAGAGCATGTTATTAATCCAAAAATATCATACTCCTTTAAGGAGGAGTTTTTAAATAAAAAAGTTTTAAATATTGCTTTTATGGGAGCCATTGATTATCCGAAAGGATCAAGTATTATATATGAGCTAAAGGATTTAATTGTTAAAGAAAATTTACCAATAAATATAAAGGTGATTGGTATAACAAATATTCATTTTAATCCACACAAAAGTGCTGAAGGAAAGTTTGAAGTCACAGGAAGATATCAGGTGGATAATTTATCTGATATATTAGCTCAAAATGAAATAGCATTGGTTATTAATCCGTCCATTTGCCCTGAAACATATTCCTATACAACAAGTGAAGCAATGTTATCGGGATACCCCATTATTACATTTGATCTAGGCGCCCCTGCTGAACGAGTAGAAAAATATCAGTGTGGATGGATTCTTGACAACATGAATAGTAATGAAATATTAAATTTATTAAAAAACTTATTAAAAAATAGAGAACAAATCCACGAAAAAGCAAAGAAATTAAGAGATTTGCGGGAAGGAAATGAATTTTAG
- the pseB gene encoding UDP-N-acetylglucosamine 4,6-dehydratase (inverting) has protein sequence MDLTGKTILVTGGTGSFGKRFIKKALELGVNKIIVFSRDELKQYEMAQEYTDSRIRFFIGDVRDKARLYRAFAGVDIVVHAAALKHVGACEYNPFEAIKTNIYGAQNVIEAAMDCGVKRVIALSTDKAASPINLYGATKLASDKLFVAANAYAGKKDTRFAVVRYGNVVGSRGSVVPFFKSIKKTGKIPITDERMTRFWITLDQGVQFVLDNLQRMKGGEIFVPKIPSMKVTDLAKVIAPKCKIEFIGIRPGEKLHEAMITEDDARHTLEFEDYYIIQPEFNWWDKAYISEGKPLPAGFSYTSDKNEHWLTKEELKQLISE, from the coding sequence ATGGATTTAACAGGAAAAACAATTTTAGTTACAGGTGGAACAGGCTCTTTCGGAAAGAGATTTATAAAAAAAGCCCTAGAACTTGGTGTAAACAAGATTATTGTTTTTAGTCGTGATGAATTGAAACAATACGAAATGGCTCAAGAGTATACAGATTCGCGTATTCGTTTTTTTATTGGGGATGTACGTGATAAAGCTCGTTTATACCGTGCTTTTGCTGGGGTGGATATTGTAGTTCATGCAGCTGCTTTAAAGCATGTCGGTGCATGTGAGTACAATCCGTTTGAAGCAATTAAAACAAATATCTATGGCGCTCAGAATGTAATTGAAGCTGCTATGGATTGTGGTGTGAAACGTGTCATTGCTTTGAGCACAGATAAAGCTGCCTCTCCAATTAACTTATACGGTGCAACGAAATTAGCATCAGATAAACTTTTTGTTGCAGCAAATGCTTATGCAGGGAAAAAGGACACCAGATTTGCAGTGGTACGATACGGAAATGTAGTAGGCAGCAGAGGCAGTGTAGTACCATTTTTTAAAAGCATAAAAAAAACCGGGAAAATCCCTATAACGGATGAACGTATGACACGATTTTGGATAACACTTGATCAGGGAGTACAATTTGTTCTTGATAACCTTCAGCGAATGAAGGGCGGGGAAATTTTTGTCCCTAAAATCCCCAGCATGAAAGTAACAGACTTGGCAAAAGTAATTGCACCTAAATGTAAAATTGAGTTTATAGGCATCCGTCCAGGCGAGAAGCTTCATGAGGCTATGATAACTGAAGATGATGCCCGTCATACTTTAGAATTTGAAGATTATTATATCATTCAACCAGAATTTAATTGGTGGGATAAAGCGTATATAAGTGAAGGCAAACCGCTTCCAGCAGGTTTTAGTTATACAAGCGACAAAAATGAACATTGGTTAACAAAAGAAGAGTTAAAACAGTTAATTAGTGAATAA
- the pseC gene encoding UDP-4-amino-4,6-dideoxy-N-acetyl-beta-L-altrosamine transaminase, translated as MKYCLAIHGGKPVRNHYLPYGKQSIDEDDIQAVINVLKSDFITTGPTIKQFENQVAAYVGAKYAVAFSSGTAALHGACFAAGISNDDEVITTSMTFAASSNCVLYQGGVPVFTDIKSDTYNIDPNLIKDKITNKTKAIIPVHFTGQPVELEKISKIAQEYNLTVIEDAAHALGATYKKKKIGSISDMTMFSFHPVKHITTGEGGIITTNNEDYYQKLLQFRTHGITRNPNNLTENHGPWYYEMQFLGYNYRMTDIQAALGLSQLQKLDSFIAKRKQYVSMYNMALKDLPEVILPKQLDHVDSSWHLYIIQLNLPMLKVDRKEIFQALQQENIGVNVHYIPIHLQPYYQKLGYQKGICPNAEKLYESIITLPLFSEMSEQDANDVIQAVKKVINFYKK; from the coding sequence ATGAAGTATTGTTTAGCAATTCATGGCGGAAAACCCGTACGGAATCATTATTTGCCATACGGCAAGCAATCCATTGATGAAGATGATATTCAAGCCGTAATCAACGTTTTAAAAAGTGATTTTATTACAACCGGTCCAACAATAAAACAATTTGAAAATCAAGTGGCAGCATATGTAGGTGCGAAATACGCCGTAGCATTTTCAAGTGGAACAGCCGCCCTACATGGCGCCTGTTTTGCAGCGGGGATATCCAATGATGATGAAGTCATCACGACATCAATGACGTTCGCTGCCAGTTCTAACTGTGTCCTTTACCAAGGTGGCGTTCCGGTATTTACGGATATAAAATCCGACACTTACAATATTGATCCTAATTTAATAAAAGATAAGATTACAAATAAAACAAAAGCAATTATACCTGTACATTTTACTGGACAGCCAGTTGAACTTGAAAAAATTTCAAAAATTGCCCAAGAATATAACCTAACAGTAATCGAAGATGCAGCTCATGCATTAGGCGCTACTTACAAAAAGAAAAAAATTGGTTCAATTAGTGATATGACCATGTTCAGTTTTCACCCCGTCAAACATATTACAACAGGCGAGGGCGGAATCATTACAACAAATAATGAAGACTACTATCAAAAACTTCTTCAGTTTAGAACCCATGGAATCACCCGTAACCCTAATAACCTAACTGAAAATCATGGACCTTGGTACTATGAAATGCAATTTCTTGGCTATAATTATCGGATGACAGATATTCAAGCTGCTCTTGGATTATCACAACTGCAAAAATTAGATTCTTTTATTGCTAAAAGAAAACAATATGTATCAATGTATAATATGGCACTAAAAGATTTACCTGAAGTTATTCTTCCAAAACAATTAGATCATGTTGATTCAAGTTGGCATTTGTATATCATTCAGTTAAATTTACCAATGCTAAAAGTTGATCGAAAAGAAATCTTTCAAGCGTTACAGCAAGAAAATATTGGTGTCAATGTTCACTACATTCCAATTCATTTACAACCCTACTATCAAAAATTAGGTTATCAAAAAGGAATTTGTCCTAATGCTGAAAAATTATATGAAAGTATCATTACTCTACCATTATTTTCAGAAATGAGTGAACAAGACGCTAATGATGTCATTCAAGCAGTTAAAAAGGTAATCAATTTCTATAAAAAATAA
- a CDS encoding cytidylyltransferase domain-containing protein, whose translation MKVAAIIQARMGSTRLPGKIMKKVLDKTLLEYQIERVKRAKTINQIIVATTTNQNDNPIIELCEQLSVPYYRGSADDVLSRYYEAATQFSVDVVVRLTSDCPVIDPDIIDKIVNCYLEHQNKYDYVSNTLIRTYPRGLDTEVMPYRILKQTYEKANQPSYREHVTAYIYNTPKTFKLFNVQNHLDESKHRWTVDTKEDFIFIKKIITKLYPVNPQFSFIDILNLLKQEPDLFYINSHIEQKKLGI comes from the coding sequence ATGAAAGTTGCCGCTATTATTCAAGCTCGAATGGGCTCAACTAGACTTCCGGGGAAGATAATGAAGAAAGTTCTTGATAAAACACTATTAGAATATCAAATTGAACGAGTAAAAAGAGCGAAAACAATTAACCAAATTATTGTAGCGACTACTACAAATCAAAATGATAATCCAATCATTGAGCTTTGCGAACAACTTTCTGTTCCTTATTATCGTGGATCAGCAGATGATGTATTATCACGTTATTATGAAGCTGCAACACAATTTTCTGTAGATGTTGTAGTTCGATTAACTTCAGATTGTCCCGTTATTGATCCTGATATTATTGATAAGATAGTTAATTGCTATTTAGAACATCAAAATAAATATGATTATGTATCTAACACATTAATCCGTACTTATCCAAGAGGTTTAGATACAGAAGTTATGCCCTACCGAATTTTAAAACAAACATATGAAAAAGCAAATCAGCCATCCTATCGCGAGCATGTGACTGCATATATATATAACACCCCTAAAACGTTTAAACTGTTCAATGTCCAGAATCACTTAGATGAAAGTAAACATCGCTGGACTGTAGATACGAAAGAAGACTTTATCTTTATAAAAAAAATTATTACAAAACTATATCCAGTTAATCCCCAATTTTCTTTCATTGATATTTTAAATTTATTAAAACAAGAACCAGACCTGTTTTATATTAATAGCCATATAGAACAAAAAAAATTAGGGATATAG
- the pseG gene encoding UDP-2,4-diacetamido-2,4,6-trideoxy-beta-L-altropyranose hydrolase has protein sequence MNILIRVDASIEIGTGHVMRCLTLAKELKNQGHQISFISRELDGHMCNFIKSQGHTVYMLPKMKLVRNNCNTTHAQWLQTSWEIDAQQTIEMIRKSIHFADWLIVDHYALDKKWEEKLKEFAHYIMVIDDLADRLHICDLLLDQNYYANIDQRYEELIPINCIKLLGPKYALLRSEFLKARKNVRKRTNPLKTILIFFGGSDPTNETSKVIKALEAIEYTQLLIHVVIGRSNPQKDFIQNLCKKHPNMVFHHNIDYMSRLMNEADLAICAGGSTTWERYCLGLPALLISVAHNQVEICKTVGDLGIDFYIGKSEEIYEKDICNALEIVRSGNFDLEGSSRKALEIVDAFGKTRVVSKILQY, from the coding sequence ATGAACATACTCATTCGTGTTGACGCTTCTATAGAGATTGGAACAGGGCATGTTATGCGATGTTTAACCTTAGCAAAAGAGTTAAAAAATCAAGGACATCAGATTTCCTTTATATCTAGGGAATTGGACGGTCATATGTGTAACTTTATAAAATCTCAGGGACACACAGTATATATGTTGCCTAAAATGAAGTTAGTAAGAAATAATTGTAATACTACACATGCTCAATGGCTTCAAACGAGCTGGGAAATTGATGCTCAACAAACAATAGAAATGATACGTAAAAGCATTCACTTTGCTGATTGGCTCATTGTAGATCATTATGCTTTAGATAAAAAGTGGGAAGAAAAGTTAAAGGAGTTCGCCCACTATATAATGGTTATAGATGATTTAGCAGATAGGTTACATATATGTGATCTACTGCTAGATCAAAATTATTATGCAAACATAGATCAAAGATACGAAGAATTGATCCCTATAAATTGTATAAAATTATTAGGCCCCAAATATGCATTGCTAAGATCCGAATTTTTAAAAGCACGAAAAAATGTAAGAAAAAGAACAAATCCCCTTAAAACAATACTCATATTTTTTGGTGGAAGTGATCCCACTAATGAAACTTCCAAAGTAATCAAAGCTCTAGAAGCAATAGAATATACGCAGCTTCTTATTCATGTAGTTATCGGTCGATCAAATCCTCAAAAAGATTTCATCCAAAATTTATGCAAAAAGCATCCAAATATGGTCTTTCATCATAATATTGATTATATGTCTAGATTAATGAATGAAGCGGATTTAGCCATATGTGCTGGAGGTTCAACCACTTGGGAAAGATATTGTTTAGGATTACCCGCACTATTAATCTCAGTAGCGCATAATCAAGTTGAAATATGTAAAACAGTAGGAGATTTAGGGATTGATTTTTACATTGGAAAATCAGAAGAAATTTACGAGAAGGATATTTGTAATGCCCTTGAGATTGTTAGGAGCGGAAACTTTGATTTAGAGGGATCTTCTAGAAAAGCATTGGAGATTGTAGACGCTTTTGGAAAAACACGTGTAGTATCAAAGATTTTACAATATTAA
- a CDS encoding formyltransferase family protein has protein sequence MNILLLGSKCNNLYSFLKSSGNSVVFYENRIDIHSPILINIDFIVSYGYRYMIPPSIIEKFNNKIINLHISYLPWNKGADPNLWSFLEDTPKGVTIHYVNNGLDTGDIITQSEVPYKENDTLKTAYDRLCQEIERLFIENWKFIYSGKVMRKPQPSGGSYHRLKDKKIYLHLLTNGWNTSVKDIIGKAKMNG, from the coding sequence ATGAACATTCTATTATTAGGATCTAAATGTAATAATTTGTACAGTTTTCTTAAATCATCTGGAAATAGTGTTGTTTTCTATGAAAATAGAATAGACATTCACTCACCTATTCTTATTAATATTGACTTTATCGTCAGCTATGGATACAGATATATGATTCCTCCTTCTATTATTGAGAAATTTAATAACAAAATTATTAATTTGCATATCTCTTATCTTCCTTGGAATAAGGGTGCTGATCCAAATTTATGGAGTTTCCTTGAAGATACACCTAAAGGGGTTACAATTCATTATGTGAATAACGGGTTAGATACGGGCGATATTATCACTCAATCGGAAGTTCCCTACAAAGAAAATGATACATTAAAAACCGCCTACGATAGACTATGCCAAGAAATAGAACGACTTTTCATTGAAAATTGGAAATTCATTTATTCTGGAAAAGTTATGAGGAAACCGCAACCTTCTGGCGGTAGTTATCATAGATTAAAAGATAAAAAAATATATTTGCATTTACTTACTAATGGATGGAATACGTCAGTAAAAGATATAATCGGTAAAGCAAAAATGAATGGTTAA
- the pseI gene encoding pseudaminic acid synthase: protein MNEIEINGRKISRNHQPFIIAEMSGNHNQSLERALQIVEAAARAGAHALKIQTYTADTMTLDIDNKDFKIEDTNSLWKGNTLYKLYQQAYTPWEWHKPLFDKCTELGIIPFSTPFDETAVDFLESLNVPCYKIASFENTDIPLIRKAASTGKPLIISTGMATISELDETVTTIRSAGCKDLILLKCTSTYPASPENTNIHTIPHMRELFQCEVGLSDHTLGVGAAIASVAMGATVIEKHFTLSRADGGVDSAFSMEADELNSLVIETERAWKSLGKIYYGPTDMEKSSLKFRRSLYVAQDMKAGDLLTTENIKAIRPGYGLAPKYLPILLGKKVKKDVAKGTPVSWDLI from the coding sequence ATGAATGAAATTGAAATTAATGGAAGGAAAATTAGTCGCAACCACCAACCATTTATCATTGCTGAAATGTCTGGAAACCATAACCAGTCATTAGAACGTGCATTGCAAATAGTTGAAGCTGCAGCAAGAGCTGGCGCACATGCTCTAAAAATTCAAACTTACACAGCCGATACTATGACACTTGATATCGATAACAAAGATTTTAAAATAGAAGATACAAACAGCTTATGGAAAGGAAACACACTTTATAAACTATACCAACAAGCTTACACACCATGGGAATGGCACAAACCACTCTTTGATAAATGTACAGAATTAGGTATCATCCCATTCAGCACCCCATTCGATGAAACAGCAGTTGATTTTCTAGAATCTCTCAATGTCCCTTGTTATAAAATTGCTTCTTTTGAAAATACTGATATTCCTTTAATCCGCAAAGCTGCCTCTACCGGAAAACCTCTTATTATCTCAACAGGTATGGCTACAATTTCAGAATTAGATGAGACTGTCACGACTATCAGATCAGCGGGCTGTAAAGATCTTATTTTATTGAAATGTACAAGTACTTACCCTGCTTCTCCAGAAAACACTAATATTCATACAATCCCCCATATGAGAGAATTATTTCAATGTGAAGTAGGTTTATCAGATCACACATTAGGAGTGGGAGCTGCAATCGCAAGTGTTGCAATGGGTGCAACTGTAATCGAAAAGCATTTCACTTTATCTAGAGCTGATGGAGGAGTAGACTCGGCGTTTTCAATGGAAGCAGATGAACTAAATTCTCTTGTTATTGAAACAGAAAGGGCATGGAAGTCACTAGGGAAGATTTATTACGGACCGACTGATATGGAAAAAAGCTCATTAAAGTTTCGACGTTCTCTATATGTGGCACAAGATATGAAAGCTGGGGATCTTTTAACAACAGAAAATATAAAAGCTATTCGACCTGGTTATGGTTTAGCACCAAAATACCTCCCTATTTTACTAGGAAAAAAAGTGAAAAAAGATGTTGCTAAGGGGACACCTGTAAGTTGGGATTTGATTTAA